The following are from one region of the Paraglaciecola sp. L1A13 genome:
- a CDS encoding MAPEG family protein — protein sequence MFDLAYSAYTAFYLYLVMLLVQWMVATFSKAKQPNAIPGKIDENLSHDSFVFRSHRTFQNTLENSALFVGTVLFAFVLNYQSPVFAICVWTYVIARVVHMVLYYAISTEKNPSPRTYFFLIGLLANVVMLVVVGLRLI from the coding sequence ATGTTTGATCTCGCCTATTCGGCTTACACGGCGTTCTATTTATATTTGGTGATGTTACTCGTGCAGTGGATGGTCGCGACGTTTAGTAAGGCTAAGCAACCAAATGCGATCCCTGGGAAAATAGATGAAAACTTATCCCACGACAGTTTTGTATTCAGATCTCATCGTACTTTCCAAAATACCCTAGAGAACAGTGCGCTGTTTGTTGGGACGGTTCTTTTTGCATTTGTGCTTAATTATCAGAGCCCTGTATTTGCTATTTGTGTGTGGACCTACGTTATTGCGAGGGTTGTGCATATGGTGCTGTACTACGCAATTTCCACGGAGAAAAACCCTAGCCCACGTACCTATTTCTTTTTAATTGGGCTATTGGCGAATGTGGTTATGTTAGTAGTAGTCGGGCTAAGGTTAATTTAG